One window of the Primulina huaijiensis isolate GDHJ02 unplaced genomic scaffold, ASM1229523v2 scaffold20781, whole genome shotgun sequence genome contains the following:
- the LOC140966729 gene encoding uncharacterized protein, translated as MNWSAFEETSSNSYFTSFTRTEDCSSEKWKFFKGCLGALDGTYIGVQVPNLDKPKYRNRKGSAAYSRVLRDAISRPNGLKVPRGCYYLCDCGYANAEGFLAPYRKVCYHLNEWGQRSMTPQNYREYFNFKQASAHDVIERAFGLLKKRWEVLRSPSFYGIKTHNQMIMA; from the exons ATGAACTGGTCTGCATTTGAAGAG ACTTCATCCAATTCTTATTTCACCTCCTTCACCCGAACCGAAGATTGCTCAAGTGAGAAGTGGAAATTTTTCAag GGTTGCTTGGGTGCACTTGATGGTACGTACATTGGTGTCCAAGTACCAAATTTGGATAAGCCAAAATATAGAAATAGAAAAG GTTCCGCAGCTTATAGTAGAGTTTTGCGTGATGCTATTAGCCGTCCTAATGGTTTGAAGGTTCCTAGAG gTTGTTATTATCTATGTGACTGTGGATATGCAAATGCTGAGGGTTTTTTGGCACCATATAGAAAagtctgttatcatttgaatgAATGGGGACAAAGATCAATGACACCACAAAATTATAGagagtattttaattttaagcaGGCTTCAGCTCATGATGTTATAGAAAGAGCTTTTGGGTTATTGAAAAAGCGATGGGAAGTCCTTAGAAGCCCTTCATTTTATGGTATCAAGACTCATAATCAAATGATCATGGCATGA